CAAAGAAGGTTCAGGTACTTTTATCGCTTTTAGTTCGTTATCGCTCATAGCACTCCATCTATAATTTGGTAACTACAAAAATACACTATTTTTTGAAAACTTACCATCAATAAAGAAAAGATTATTTTGAACATATCTTTAAGTTTGTTACATTTGGAATCAAAATATGAAAATTATGAAAAAGAATGATTGGAAAGACCGTTTGAACATTGTCTATTCAACCAACCCTGACTTCAATTATGAAGAAGATAACGACGAAGAAAAGGCGACTATAGATCCTGCAAAGCAAAACCTCAGAGTTTCGATTGATAAGAAAAACAGAGGTGGAAAAGTAGTAACATTAATTACCGGATTTATTGGCACAGAAGAAGACCTGAAAGAACTGGGTAAATTTCTGAAAACAAAATGCGGAGTGGGTGGTGCGGCCAAAGATGGTGAAATTATCATTCAGGGAGATTTCAAGCTCAAAATTATTGAGCTATTGAAGAAGGAAGGATATACCAAGACAAAACCTGTTGGATAGGCAATTACATCTATTGATAAATAAAAGATGTTCAGAAAATGGGGAATGCTTAATAATAGCATTCCCCATTCTGTTTTATTGAGAACATCTCCTGTATAAAATCCTGCAATAAAAAAAGCGGCTGAACAGTTAAATCCATTCAGCCGCCATATAGTTTTCTAAAATCTTCTTATTAGTCTGCGTTCAAAGTGAAACGTTTGAAGTTAAGCACTGTCAGATCTTTGTTTACGCTCTTCAGATACTGAGCAACAGTAACCTTAGGATCTTTCACGTATTCCTGTTCCAACAAGCAAACTTCTTTGTAGAACTTAGCAATACGACCTTGAGCGATACGTTCGATCAGGTTTTCAGGTTTACCTTCTTCACGTGCTTTGTCAGCTGCGATTTCTTTTTCACGAGCCAGAATGTCAGCAGGAACACCTTCTTCGTTTACTGCGATAGGGTTCATTGCAGCTATCTGCATTGCAACTTCGTGAGCAACTTGTGCATCAACGCCAGCAATATTGAAAGAAACTGCAGTAGCCAAACGGTTTCCCGGGTGAATATAGATTGCAGTAGAAGAACCTTCTACAACACCGTATCCATCCAATTCCATTTTTTCTCCAGTAATACCGCTTCTGTCAGTAACAGCATCAGCAACTGTTCCTTTACCAAGAGGAAGAGCTTTTACTTCGTCAAGAGAAGCACATTTATTTGCGATAGCAAGATCAAGGATTTCGTTAGTCAAAGCAACGAAATCTGCATTCTTTGCAACGAAGTCTGTTTCACATTTCAATGCGATAACTGCAGCAAATTCGCCTGCAGCTTTTGCTATTACACAACCTTCTGAAGCTTCACGATCAGAACGTTTTGCAGCAACAGCCTGTCCTTTTTTACGAATAATTTCAATTGCCTTGTCAAAATCGCCTTCTGCTTCTGTTAAAGCATTCTTGCAATCCATCATACCGGCACCTGTCATTTTACGCAGGTGGGTAATATCTGCCATTGTTACAGCCATAGTCTTTTATGTATTAATTGATCTAGTTATTAAGCTTCTTCATCATCTTTCAAGAAAGCAGCAGCTTTAGCAGCATTGATTGCTTCCTCATCGTTTTTGTCCAATCGTGCTTTAGCAGCCGATTTTCTCTTTCCCTTGTTTGCAGGAGCTTCACCAGCCGCTTCCATATCAATCTTTTCAGCTTTTCTTTCTTCGAGACCTTCGCTCATTGCAGTGCAGCAAGCTTCCAGGATCACTTCGATAGATTTTGTAGCGTCATCATTTGCAGGGATCACGAAATCGATGTTTGAAGGATCAGAGTTTGTATCAACGATAGCAAATACTGGAATACCTAAACGATTAGCTTCACGAACTGCAATATTTTCCTTCATTACATCTACAACAAACAGTGCAGAAGGAAGACGAGTCAAGTCGGCGATTGAACCTAAGTTCTTGTCCAACTTAGCACGTTGACGAGAAATTTGAAGAACTTCTCTTTTAGAAAGGTTTGAATATGTACCATCGTTAGTCAATTTGTCGATAGTAGCCATCTTCTTTACAGCCTTACGGATAGTTGGGAAGTTAGTCAACATACCACCTGGCCAGCGCTCGATTACATAAGGCATATTAACAGAAGCTGCTTTTTCAGCAACCACCTGTTTTGCTTGTTTTTTAGTAGCAACAAAAAGTACTTTCTTTCCTGATTTAGCAATTTGCTTCAAAGCTTCAGCAGCTTCTTCAACTTTTGCAACAGTTTTGTGGAGATCGATAATGTGGATACCATTACGTTCCATGAAAATATAAGGAGCCATAGCAGGGTTCCACTTTCTTCTTAAGTGTCCGAAGTGACAACCGGCTTCTAATAAATTATCAAAATTTGTTCTTGACATTTTTTTAATTTTTAATCGTTTACTTTCTTTTTTGTTTTATAACCAACCGTCGGGTAGCCTGCCTAAGAGTCCCGATAGTTTAGATACTAAACGCTTACTCCTGAAAATTATCCAGCAAGTATTAACGTTTACTGAACTGGAATCTTCTACGAGCTTTTGGTTGACCCGGTTTCTTACGTTCAACAGAACGTGGATCGCGTGTCATGAAGCCTTCAGAACGAAGAGCCTTCTTATCTTCAGGGTTGATTTTCACAAGAGCACGAGCAATTGCTAAACGCAGAGCTTGTGATTGTCCTGTGAAACCACCACCGTACAAATTAACCTTGATGTCATACTTCTCAGCTGCACCTAATTTGTTCAATGGTTGTTTTACAACATATTGAAGAATGGTTGATGGAAAGTACTTTGCAAGGTCTCTCTTGTTAATAGTAATCTTTCCGGTACCTTCGCTTACGAATACGCGAGCAATTGCGCGTTTACGTCTGCCTAATGCATTTACTACTTCCATTATTTATTATTTAAGTAAGTTAATATCAATTGACTTAGGGTTCTGTGCAGCATGTTTGTGTTCGCTTCCTGCGTAAACGTACATGTTACCTAAAAGCTTTGCACCTAATTTATTTTTAGGAAGCATACCCTTTACTACTTTTCTCAATAACTTGTCTTCACCATTAGGTCTTGCGATCAAACGGGCAGGAGTTATTTCTCTCTGACCACCAGGGTAGCCTGTATATGACAAATAAACTCTGTCATTCCATTTGTTTCCTGTCAACTTCACCTTGTCGGCATTGATAATAATTACATTGTCACCACAGTCTACGTGAGGAGTGAAGTTTGGTTTGTACTTACCTCTCAACAGTTTGGCAACTTTTGCACCTAAGCGTCCCAACACCTGGTCTGTCGCATCAACTACGACCCATTCCTTTGTTGCGGTTGCTTTGTTTGCAGAAATGGTCTTATAACTTAAAGTATCCACTGCTTAATTGTTTTTAAATTGTTAACTACTAATAAACATAAATATTCATGCTGATTACAGGCTCCCCGGACAAAGGAACCTTAATTAGCTATGAATTAATCTCTTATCCTTTTAGATAATAATCGGCTTGCAAAAGTACTGCTTTTCTTTGAAACGGCAAACTATTTCACTTATTTTTTCTTTTTAACGACTTTGAGCTAAAAGCTTATAAAGGAATATATTATGAAACAAGCTAATAGACAACACCCAGTACAACAAGTTTCAATAAGTTATACATCGAAGTCCAATATATTAAAGCAAGCTTCTCAATAATCTCTCTTACTCAACGAAGTTGTATATTTTTAACAACAAATCAGAAAATCAAGTTCTTTAGTAGCACTCCTCTAAAAACAGATAAAGGATGGCGCAAATTATGAAAAGCGCCATCCTTTATTATTGCAACAAAGAAAAAATCTCGTTAAAACTCTGCATTGCGAGGTGTTCTCGGGAAAGGAATCACGTCGCGGATATTGGTCATTCCGGTTACAAAGAGCAACAAACGCTCAAATCCTAGTCCAAAACCTGAGTGAGGAGCAGTACCGAAGCGTCGGGTATCGAGGTACCACCAGATATCTTTGGTTGGCACTCCCATCTCTTCAGCCCTTTTCGACAATTTATCATAATCTTCCTCGCGCTGTGATCCACCTATAATCTCTCCAATTTTCGGGAATAATACATCCATCGCACGAACAGTCTTGCCATCATCGTTCTGTTTCATATAGAACGATTTTATCTCTTTCGGATAATCAGTTAAAATTACCGGGCGTTTAAAATGATCCTCAACCAAATAGCGTTCGTGCTCAGAAGCGAGGTCTGCACCCCAATATATCGGGAATTCAAATTTATGACCGTTAGCAACAGCCTCTTCAAGAATTCTGATACCATCGGTATAAGGCAGGCGCACAAATTCATGTTCAAGAACAAATTCCAGGCGTGAAACTAGTTCTTTATCAAACATATTGTTCAGGAATTGAATATCTTCCATGCAGTTATCCAATGCCCATTTCACACAATATTTAATAAAGTCTTCCGCCAACTGCATATTTTCTTCAATTTCATTGAAGGCAACTTCTGGTTCAATCATCCAGAATTCGGCCAAGTGACGGGGAGTATTTGAATTTTCTGCACGGAAAGTAGGACCAAAGGTATAAATTGACCCCATGGACATTGCAGCAAGTTCTCCTTCCAGCTGCCCTGACACAGTCAAACTAGCTTGTTTTCCGAAGAAATCGTTATCGTAATTGATAGACCCATCTTCATTTTTCTTCAAATCATACAGATTCATCGTAGTTACCTGGAACATCTGTCCAGCACCTTCACAATCGGATGCAGTGATAATCGGCGTATGAAAATAGAAAAAACCACGTTCATGGAAGAATTTATGAATTGCAATAGCCATATTATGGCGAATTCTGAACACCGCACCAAACGTATTTGTACGTGGACGAAGGTGTGCAATTTCACGAAGAAACTCCATAGAATGTCCCTTTTTCTGCAAAGGATAAGTGTTTGGATCGGCAGTACCAAGTATTTCAATTTCATTTGCGTGAAGCTCAGCTGCCTGCCCTTGTCCCATCGACTCCACAAGCTCTCCGTTTACACTGATACAAGCTCCTGTAGTGATCGGTTTCAGGAATTCTTCTCCAAATTTATTTATATCAATTACAATCTGAATATTATTGATGGTAGAACCGTCGTTTAAGGCGATAAAGTTTACTTGTTTACTGCCCCGGCGAGTTCTGACCCATCCCTTCACGTTGACAATTTTCCCGAAGCAATCCATCTTCAGGACATCAACAACTCTTGTTCTACTAATCTTTTCCATAAAATCTTTACTATATTATTATATAAGTCAGGGGCATATTTGCATACACCCCTCTCTTTTACTATTATTCAAAAGCACCCATGCGAAGCATATTCACTTCCTGTTCAGTAAGATATCTCCATTCGCCACGACGAAGTCCTTTTTTGGTAAGACCGGCAAAGAATACGCGGTCCAGTTTTATAACTTTATATCCTAGTGATTCGAATATACGGCGAACAATACGATTCTTTCCTGAGTGAATTTCAATTCCCACTTGGTCCTTATCGTTTTCTGTTGCATAGCTAATTGCATCAGCATGGATCTCACCGTCATCAAGTGTAACACCAGCGGCAATCTGCTCCATATCATGTTTAGTTACATTTTTATCCAGATAAACATGATAAATTTTCTTCTTTAAATACTGAGGATGAGTTAGTTTAGATGCCAAATCGCCATCGTTTGTAAGCAGCAGCACACCGGTAGTGTTACGGTCAAGGCGACCAACCGGATAAATTCTCTCTGTGCAGGCTCCTTTCACTAAATCCATCACTGTTAGTCTTGCCTGAGGATCATCAGATGTTGTCACACAATCTTTTGGTTTGTTAAGCAAAACATAAACCTTACCCTCAATGCTCACAGTTTGATCATGGAATTTAACCACATCGCTGCGCTTCACTTTGGTTCCAAGTTCAGTTACTACTTCTCCATTTACAGACACAACTCCGGCTGAGATAAACTCATCAGCTTCACGACGAGAACAAACTCCAGCATTAGCCAGGTATTTGTTAAGTCGAATTGGTTCGTTCGGATCTGTAAATTGTTCTTTATATTGAATCCGTTTCTTTTCGCTGTACTTAGCGTTCGGATCATAATCATCTGTTCTTCTACGGATTGGACGGGCAAAAGATTGCGATCTGCCTTCACCTGTGGAGAATCTTGGACGACGTGGCCTGTCATCTCCCTCTCTTTGGATAGATGGGCCTCCGTAATTGCTGTCTGGTCGACGGAATCTAGGACGATTTCCGTTTTCACCCTCCTGATTTTCATTTCTTCTCCAGGGCTTATCTTCGCGATTGAATGACGGACGATAAGGTCTGTCACCTCCTTCGCGGTTAAAGCGTGGTCTATCACCACCCTCACGATTGAAAGAAGGACGTGGACGATCACCACCTTCGCGATTGAAGGAAGGGCGTGGTCTATCACCACCTTCACGATTATAGCGTGGACGGTCGCCACCTTCACGATTAAAAGAAGGACGCGGTCTGTCACCACCCTCACGATTGAAAGAAGGACGTGGTCTATCACCCCCCTCACGATTGAAACGTGGCCTGTCACCGCCTTCACGATTGAAGCGTGAACGATCACCACCTTCACGGTTAAAAGAAGGACGTGGTCTGTCACCACCTTCACGGTTGAAACGTGGGCGATCTCCCCCTTCACGGTTAAATCTACTGTTAAAAGAAGGTCTACTGTCATCACGACGGCCAAAGCCCTCTCTGTTAAATGACTTATTACCATCACGGCTGGCGCTTCTATCATCATTGTTAGAATCTCGCCAATTTTCTCTGTCTGTGCTCATTTTTATTCGAATAAAATTAGAACTTATGGCCTCGCGGCCTTTTTTTTAAATAACTCTCAATATAAATTAAACTCCTGTATAACTATGAGGTGTTATACGTCTTAACTCTTTCTTAATCTCTTCGCTCACATCAAGCCCCTCGATAAAATCTTTAATTGAAGATTCAGTGATAGCCTGATTGGTTCTCGTCAGAGCTTTAAGCGCTTCATACGGATTTGGATATGCTTCTCTGCGAAGAATGGTCTGAATAGCCTCAGCCACTACACTCCAGCAGTTATCCAAATCATTATATATAGCTGTTTCATTCAGGATTAACTTACGCAATCCCTTCAATGAACTCTGAATTGCAATTATAATATGCCCAAATGGAACGCCTACATTACGGAGCACCGTTGAATCAGTCAAATCGCGTTGTAGACGGGAAACCGGCAACTTAGAAGATAAATGATCAAGAATGGCAGTTGCAATTCCAAGATTTCCTTCTGCATTTTCAAAATCAATCGGGTTTACCTTGTGAGGCATTGCACTTGATCCAACTTCGCCGGCTTTAATTTTCTGCTTGAAATATTCCATAGAGATATACATCCAGAAGTCACGGTTCATATCAATCATAATTGTATTGATACGTTTCATCGCGTCAAAAATAGCCGATAAGTTATCGTAGTTTGAAATCTGGGTTGTATATTCTTCACGCTCCAATCCCAACTTTTCTGAAACAAAGCTATTTCCAAAAGCTTTCCAGTCAATAGACGGATAAGCCACATGATGCGCATTGTAATTGCCGGTTGCTCCACCAAATTTAGCTGTTACTGGACATGCTTTCAATACAGCCAACTGACGTTCCAGACGATAAGCAAACACCATAACCTCCTTACCCAAACGGGTTGGCGAAGCAGGTTGTCCATGAGTTTTCGCAAGCATGGAAACTTCCGACCAGTCGTCAGCATATTGCTTCAATTGTGCTATCAACTCTTCCACTAATGGATAATATGCATTTTGCAATGCTTCTTTTACTGATAATGGAACAGATGTGTTGTTAATGTCCTGCGAAGTCAATCCGAAATGTATAAACTCTTTATACTCATCCAGACCACCCAGTTTGTCAAACTCCTCTTTCAAGAAGTATTCAACAGCCTTCACATCGTGATTTGTAACACCTTCAATATCTTTAATTCGTTGTGCATCAGTCTCAGAAAAATTACGATAGATATTTCTCAAAGATTCAAATACTTCGGTACCAACACCTTTCAATTGCGGTAACGGCAGTTCACACAAGGTGATAAAATACTCCACCTCTACCTGCACACGATATTTAATCAATGCAAATTCAGAAAAGTAAGAAGCCAAAGCTTCAGCTTTGCCCCTATATCGGCCATCAATCGGTGAGATCGCCGTAAGTAAATCAAGTTTCATAGTGTAATGATAATTATCAGGTTGCAAAATTAACTCTTTTATTTGAATAGGGAGATATGGTTTTGAAAAAAAAATTGTATTAAAGAGGTAAAGAAATAAAAAAAGCCCTGCAAGAAACACTTGCAAGGCTTGATAAGTGGGCGTTGACGGATTCGAACCGCCGACCCTCTGCTTGTAAGGCAGATGCTCTGAACCAGCTGAGCTAAACGCCCGTTTGATCAACGAAAGTCTCTGGGTTTTGAAGTGGGCGTTGACGGATTCGAACCGCCGACCCTCTGCTTGTAAGGCAGATGCTCTGAACCAGCTGAGCTAAACGCCCGAGACACTTTCGTTTTCAAAAGCGATGCAAAGATATGGCTTTTCCTGAAACCTGCAAAACTTTTAGCACTTATTTTTCTAATTATTTTTTGCAAAAACAGACAATCACCTGTTCTTCAGCAATAAATGAACCAAAGTTTTTTTAACCCATTTTAGACATCCAGAACCTTCCATCCTGTTTTATTTCCTCCAACCATAATTTATAGTCTTCGATTATCCAATAATTCGGATTATATGTATCAGTAAGTAACAATGGTGTTTTGCTGATTACATTAACTTGATGCAGACAAATCATTTTCTGTCTAAAGAATAAAATCATTGCAACCTTTTTCCTGTTCATTCCGTCTAAAGAAATGTAGCGCTTACAAAGTAATCTGATTTCTATTAATTACAAATGATTTTACTGAAATGAAAAAGATATATTGTTTATTAGTTGCAATAATTGTTTGCCAGGCTTTATCAGCCCAGTCATTACAAATTAAAGGGCGAATTATGTCAGCAGCTCTCGAACCAATTGAGTTCGCAAATGTAATTCTAAAAAAAAGCGACTCTAGCTTTGTCACTGGAGGAATGACCGACATTAAAGGAAAATTCAGCATGGAGAATCTTAAATCAGGTGTTTATAGTCTTCAAATTTCAAGCCTTGGATTTAAAACAAAAAATCTTCCAATAGCCGATTTTACTAAAGATATTGATTTAGGTAACATTAAAATAGACTCAGCAGCAGTAGCACTTAATGAAGTGGTGGTAAGCGCCGCCAATGTTATTAACAAAAATGACAGAAAAATTATCCTTCCCTCTTCGGCCCAGATGAAAGCTTCAAGCAACGGATTCAATCTTTTGCAGCAGTTACAGCTTAAGCGTATTCAGGTGGATGTAGTAAGAAATACCATTAGTGCGTCGGGAGGAGGAGAAGTTCAGCTCCGGATTAATGGAGTAAAAGCCAGTGTCCAGGAGGTGATAGCATTGCGTCCTGAAGATATTCTTCGCATTGAGCATCACGAAGATCCGGGATTACGTTATGAAAACGCCGAAGCTGTAATCAATTATATTACTCGTCGACACGAGAGCGGAGGTTTTATTTCCTTCGATTTGAATAACTCTCCCCATACTTTCTTCAGCAACAACAGCTTTAATGCTAAAGTCAATCACAAAAAATCAGAACTGGATTTATTCTATTACGGAGGCATCAGAGACAGATTTCATATGTGGAGAGAAAACTCCGAGACCTTTAATTACCCTGAAGAAAAGAGCTTTACACGTTTAGAAGACGGAATTTCAGATCTTTTTTCCACGAACTGGCACTACATGCACCTGAATTATAATTATCAGGAACCAAACAAATGGTTCTTCAATGCCACGGTTCGAGGCAATCTTCACAATAACCCTAAAGCTAATTTTCAAAGTTTGCTTTATCCGGCAGGAAATAAAGAGCAAGGAGTACACATGACCGATAAATCATCAAGCTGGGAACACGCGCCATCACTTGATCTCTATTTCCAACGTAACCTCAAAAATCAACAATCAATTATACTGAACGTAGTAGGAACTTATATAGATACAAACTCCAAAAGATCTTATCAGGAAGTAAAAAGCAATGAAACTCTGACCAACTTCTTTACGAACGTGGATGGAAACAAATATTCACTCATTGGCGAGGGTATTTACGAAAAGGAGTTTAAAGCCGGAAAATTAAGCGCAGGGATAAAACACACCCAAAGTTTCACTAATAATGACTATTTTTCGGATAGCAGAATAACGAAAACTGAGATGAAACAAGCTGATACATATATATACACTGAATTTCAGGGGAAAATGGAGAAGTTTAATTATTCTTTCGGGATAGGCGGTTCACGGTCATGGTTCAGTCAGGCTGGCGATGGATACCAACGATACACATTCCGACCTACCTTAAGCCTAAAATACAATTTCAGTGATAACTCTTTTCTTCGTTACCGAGGAAACATATACAGTAACCCGCCTTCATTATCTGAATTAAGTGATGTGACACAGGCTATTGATTCATTACAAGTTCGCAGAGGGAACAGCAATCTGAAACCATATACAGCTTATACCAATTCGCTGACTTACGATTTCCGCAAAGGGATATTCAGTGGGAGTTTAATGGCCGCACATTGGTATTACACCAAACCCATTATGGAAGAAACACGGTTTGTAGATAATATGTTTGTCCGTACCAAAGACAATCAAAAAAGTTGGCAAAAACTGAACACGGAGGCAGAGCTCACAATCAGTCCGATTAAGGACCATCTTTCCGTGAAGTTGGTAACCGGAGTCAACTACTTTGATAGTAAGGGAAACAACTATCACCATAGTTATACAAATTGGTATTATAGAGTAGAGGCGAATGCTTCTTACAAAAACTGGTCAGCTTTCTTCCAGGCGCAGAATCACGAAAACGATTTTTATGGAGAGACTCTAAATTATGGTGAAAACTTCCACATTGTTGGTTTGATGTACAAGCACAAGCAATTATGCATTGGAACATATATGCTTGACCCATTTGTAAACGATTACAAAGTTGGAGGTGAAAACAGAAACGCTTTAGCTCCTTCCAAAAACTGGAAATATATTAAGGAAAGTTCGCAATTGTTTGTGCTTAAGATATCCTACAATTTCAGCTTCGGTCGAAAATATCAATCGGCACAAAAGAAATTAAATAACCAGGATACTGACTCTGGTGTAATGAGTGGAAGTAAATAATAGTTTTCAGAAGCCGGATATAATGAATTCCCGGCATAAAAAAGGGCGTTGAGATAACGCCTTTTTTTATTTTATCCTTCACTAGATCGTTTATTTTAGATAATTTAATAAAATATTTAGTTGCTGATGCAATTTTTGGTTTTAAATTGCGACTAATAACTATAAACTCTGAAAAAATAAAAAATTTCATCATCAGAAACCAATCTTTATTATGCAACATATAAAAAAGAAAGGTTGCATAATACTAATGAAACTTCAAAGGAGCCGTTATGGCTCTTATAAGTTAGGGTTAGGTAAAACGGGATGTTGTGATAACATTCCGTTTTTTAATTATAATCCATAGTGAAATTAGACAATACAGATTCCCAAGTTTTTATTTTTCTTTTTAATGATCTCAATTCTTTGCCTAAATTTCATAAAGTATCATCATAAGTAATATGTATGCTTTTATATGCTTATTTTATGAATTTTGTAGTGCTGCATAATAGATAAAAAAATCAGGATAAAGAAAAATCCAATCAAGGTCTCTCCAAAAAGCATCATTTTAACACCTCCATAATCATGTAGCCATCCGTCAATGGCCGTCATATATGCAAGCGGAATATTACCAATTGAAGACAGTAATGCATATTTGGTAGCAGCAAGTCCATGACCAATAGCATGTAAAATAATTGTGGAGTATGCTGCACAGTTTACACCACACATAAAGCCATAAGTCAAAACCCCTATTATGTATGAAGACTGAACGAAGTCAGATATACCCATTAAAAGCGTTATTACAGCCAAAGAAGCACCAGAACCAAAATAAGCACTCCATCGGCCATACTTATCAGAAATATAACCTCCAAACAGTCCCCCCAATCCGCTGGCAATTCCAAACATTGTTCCGGAGATAAGCGCTACCAGATCAGGATTCACAGACCAATCCTTTGCTACTGAGGACCAAAGAAATTGAGCTGCTCCTACACCTATTGGGGTAAAGATTATTATGGAAGAAAACAAAGAAACAGGAGAATGAACAAGTTCCTTAATATCAACACCAATAAGCTTTATTCTTTCTAGTATCTTTTTATCCGATACCGCGTTTACAGATGGTACATAATAAAGAGCAAAAGTACAAAAGAGTATTGCCAAAACAAGTACAATAATAGCCACCTGATACGAAAAATGATTAGAAAGCCATAAACCGGCCCCACCACCAATTCCAACTCCTGCTAAATTAGCAGCCTGAGAGCAACCTGAAGCCATACCCTTCCGTTCTTTTTTCACGGTTTTTGCCATAAATCCACCTACAGGCGACACAATAAACGTAGATGCTGTTGATGATACAAAAGCAAGAACCATTATTATTGCTTTACAACTCAGAGTAAGAGGGACAAAACAAAATAATAATAAAGTAAAAGAACTTGAAGTAATTCCGATGATATACCATTTATGCAAAGTTAAAGATAAATCAGTCATTGGCCCCCAAAGAAAACGCCACACATTCGAAAATACAGCCAAGGCCGTAACAACAGCTGCTGTTGAAACTGTAAATCCATTTTTCACTAGCAAGAATGGCAAAGTTACACCTGTAAAACCACCACTAATTCCATATGGCAAAACAAGAATCAAATAGATAAATGGGCTTGAATACTCTCGTTGGATTGACATATTACTTCAAGATTTATAAGAAGCGGAGGTTTACTTATAAGCATTAGTCTATTACAGCTTTTCCGATGTAACAACCCAAATCACATTGTGCACTAAAAGTGTTATTTACTACAAATTATTCCATTATAAAACAATAATAAACTATATAAAGTTGCAAAAAAGGGATAT
The Bacteroides sedimenti genome window above contains:
- the rpsI gene encoding 30S ribosomal protein S9, whose amino-acid sequence is MEVVNALGRRKRAIARVFVSEGTGKITINKRDLAKYFPSTILQYVVKQPLNKLGAAEKYDIKVNLYGGGFTGQSQALRLAIARALVKINPEDKKALRSEGFMTRDPRSVERKKPGQPKARRRFQFSKR
- a CDS encoding translation initiation factor, whose translation is MKKNDWKDRLNIVYSTNPDFNYEEDNDEEKATIDPAKQNLRVSIDKKNRGGKVVTLITGFIGTEEDLKELGKFLKTKCGVGGAAKDGEIIIQGDFKLKIIELLKKEGYTKTKPVG
- the rplM gene encoding 50S ribosomal protein L13: MDTLSYKTISANKATATKEWVVVDATDQVLGRLGAKVAKLLRGKYKPNFTPHVDCGDNVIIINADKVKLTGNKWNDRVYLSYTGYPGGQREITPARLIARPNGEDKLLRKVVKGMLPKNKLGAKLLGNMYVYAGSEHKHAAQNPKSIDINLLK
- the tsf gene encoding translation elongation factor Ts, yielding MAVTMADITHLRKMTGAGMMDCKNALTEAEGDFDKAIEIIRKKGQAVAAKRSDREASEGCVIAKAAGEFAAVIALKCETDFVAKNADFVALTNEILDLAIANKCASLDEVKALPLGKGTVADAVTDRSGITGEKMELDGYGVVEGSSTAIYIHPGNRLATAVSFNIAGVDAQVAHEVAMQIAAMNPIAVNEEGVPADILAREKEIAADKAREEGKPENLIERIAQGRIAKFYKEVCLLEQEYVKDPKVTVAQYLKSVNKDLTVLNFKRFTLNAD
- the purB gene encoding adenylosuccinate lyase, giving the protein MKLDLLTAISPIDGRYRGKAEALASYFSEFALIKYRVQVEVEYFITLCELPLPQLKGVGTEVFESLRNIYRNFSETDAQRIKDIEGVTNHDVKAVEYFLKEEFDKLGGLDEYKEFIHFGLTSQDINNTSVPLSVKEALQNAYYPLVEELIAQLKQYADDWSEVSMLAKTHGQPASPTRLGKEVMVFAYRLERQLAVLKACPVTAKFGGATGNYNAHHVAYPSIDWKAFGNSFVSEKLGLEREEYTTQISNYDNLSAIFDAMKRINTIMIDMNRDFWMYISMEYFKQKIKAGEVGSSAMPHKVNPIDFENAEGNLGIATAILDHLSSKLPVSRLQRDLTDSTVLRNVGVPFGHIIIAIQSSLKGLRKLILNETAIYNDLDNCWSVVAEAIQTILRREAYPNPYEALKALTRTNQAITESSIKDFIEGLDVSEEIKKELRRITPHSYTGV
- the rpsB gene encoding 30S ribosomal protein S2, with protein sequence MSRTNFDNLLEAGCHFGHLRRKWNPAMAPYIFMERNGIHIIDLHKTVAKVEEAAEALKQIAKSGKKVLFVATKKQAKQVVAEKAASVNMPYVIERWPGGMLTNFPTIRKAVKKMATIDKLTNDGTYSNLSKREVLQISRQRAKLDKNLGSIADLTRLPSALFVVDVMKENIAVREANRLGIPVFAIVDTNSDPSNIDFVIPANDDATKSIEVILEACCTAMSEGLEERKAEKIDMEAAGEAPANKGKRKSAAKARLDKNDEEAINAAKAAAFLKDDEEA
- a CDS encoding pseudouridine synthase, whose translation is MSTDRENWRDSNNDDRSASRDGNKSFNREGFGRRDDSRPSFNSRFNREGGDRPRFNREGGDRPRPSFNREGGDRSRFNREGGDRPRFNREGGDRPRPSFNREGGDRPRPSFNREGGDRPRYNREGGDRPRPSFNREGGDRPRPSFNREGGDRPRFNREGGDRPYRPSFNREDKPWRRNENQEGENGNRPRFRRPDSNYGGPSIQREGDDRPRRPRFSTGEGRSQSFARPIRRRTDDYDPNAKYSEKKRIQYKEQFTDPNEPIRLNKYLANAGVCSRREADEFISAGVVSVNGEVVTELGTKVKRSDVVKFHDQTVSIEGKVYVLLNKPKDCVTTSDDPQARLTVMDLVKGACTERIYPVGRLDRNTTGVLLLTNDGDLASKLTHPQYLKKKIYHVYLDKNVTKHDMEQIAAGVTLDDGEIHADAISYATENDKDQVGIEIHSGKNRIVRRIFESLGYKVIKLDRVFFAGLTKKGLRRGEWRYLTEQEVNMLRMGAFE
- the asnS gene encoding asparagine--tRNA ligase codes for the protein MEKISRTRVVDVLKMDCFGKIVNVKGWVRTRRGSKQVNFIALNDGSTINNIQIVIDINKFGEEFLKPITTGACISVNGELVESMGQGQAAELHANEIEILGTADPNTYPLQKKGHSMEFLREIAHLRPRTNTFGAVFRIRHNMAIAIHKFFHERGFFYFHTPIITASDCEGAGQMFQVTTMNLYDLKKNEDGSINYDNDFFGKQASLTVSGQLEGELAAMSMGSIYTFGPTFRAENSNTPRHLAEFWMIEPEVAFNEIEENMQLAEDFIKYCVKWALDNCMEDIQFLNNMFDKELVSRLEFVLEHEFVRLPYTDGIRILEEAVANGHKFEFPIYWGADLASEHERYLVEDHFKRPVILTDYPKEIKSFYMKQNDDGKTVRAMDVLFPKIGEIIGGSQREEDYDKLSKRAEEMGVPTKDIWWYLDTRRFGTAPHSGFGLGFERLLLFVTGMTNIRDVIPFPRTPRNAEF